Proteins encoded within one genomic window of Brassica rapa cultivar Chiifu-401-42 chromosome A09, CAAS_Brap_v3.01, whole genome shotgun sequence:
- the LOC103849128 gene encoding uncharacterized protein LOC103849128 — protein MSHLSISTPELVNTLRQMGQQVKWPPKMKAPDSFRNPGLWCDIHRDHGHRTEDCVALKIEVNELLQKGHLREFLSEKAKAHLSKEASGKSKGDAPSLPPRQDRVIHVISGGSEVSGVSHATAKKSTHNAKHGLDTVKPKRLLLGTDEISFTAKEQEKILAPHHDALVVSPGYLARGKTWPNHRGISQADILYGLRTMISI, from the coding sequence ATGTCCCATCTCTCAATATCCACACCAGAGCTGGTCAACACGCTGAGGCAGATGGGCCAACAGGTCAAGTGGCCCCCAAAGATGAAAGCACCTGACTCATTTCGGAACCCGGGACTCTGGTGCGACATCCATCGCGATCACGGCCACAGAACTGAAGACTGCGTCGCCCTGAAGATCGAGGTCAATGAACTGCTCCAAAAGGGGCATCTCCGAGAATTCCTTTCAGAGAAAGCCAAGGCTCATCTTAGCAAAGAAGCATCAGGGAAATCCAAAGGAGACGCGCCAAGCTTACCACCTCGCCAGGACCGGGTGATTCACGTCATCTCAGGAGGCTCTGAAGTAAGTGGCGTGAGTCATGCAACTGCGAAGAAGAGCACCCATAATGCTAAACACGGCCTGGACACTGTTAAACCTAAACGCCTACTTCTAGGTACCGACGAGATAAGCTTCACAGCAAAGGAGCAAGAGAAGATATTAGCTCCCCACCATGACGCTCTAGTTGTCTCACCGGGGTATCTCGCAAGAGGTAAAACATGGCCTAACCACCGGGGTATCTCGCAAGCTGATATCTTGTATGGTCTCCGGACCATGATTTCTATATAA